The sequence attattcttattttcaaaTGTATATGTTGTGTTAGTTTTGATATACTTGAATGAGGTATCTTGCACGTATGacgaagaagaaataaaaatctcACTGATCATTTATTGTCTAATTTGTTTTCACTGCTTCATTAGAGCCTTGGTCTTTACAGATTTATTTGATGTTCATATTGTCACAGAGACACTGGACGCAAAGTTGAAGATCCTGATATGTTAGAGAGGATTCGGCTTACCATTATTAACAATCTGTTGAAATATCATCCTGTAAGTTTGTTTCATAGATAATTTCCTCTGGATTTCTGATATGGTTACTTTATATATAAGAAGCTCCCttgtaattaacatttttttataaacacaaTTTTTCCTTGTTACCTTTTGCAAATATACTTTAGTTTGctcttaattttaagtttttccttactcacaaatattatataatttgtgTAGGAGTCCAGTGAACTACTAGCGATGGGTGAAGTGTTTGGCATAAAGGCTCCAAAGAAGAAGGTGAATTGCACTCTTCcagttttcctttccttttttttttttgttttttgtataaaataaatattactttatTGAGGAATTCCTCTggctttgttgttttttttcctacttTTTTGAGGAAGGTTCAAGGTTGCAGATATTTATAAAACATTTCCTGATTAATTTGTTAGTCTATAGTCTTGTGTGCCTGGGTGAACTTTTAGGCCTCAAACAAAACTCTGACatcatatttgatttattcatgtATCCTTGTGTCATTTCATTTCCCAATAGATGGTTTTGCCAATCTTGTGTTATTTTCAGGTAGTGGACAAtgctttttcactttttctcatttgatgatttttgttgttaaattaaaacttttggGAGCTACGGCTAGGCTACGGGCTACCTCCTGATTTTGACCACCTAGAAATTGAAACATTATACTGAACATAAACCAATTATGCTTATTCCAGTGTTTGTGTGTCTCTTTCTATTCGAAAAAGTGAGAATGCCTTAAAGAGATTACCTGATgacctttttttcttaaacttcttgagattattaatattaaatggcAAAGATTCTGTCTTCACTTCTCAGATTCCATGCCCACTATGTCTTTCTATATATGATTTTCTATGTTTAATTATTGCCAGACATTATTGCCGGACGGACTATATTGGGGCTGCTAAATTGATATGCTGGAATTTAGAAGTCATATAATATGCCACACTTATCGTAGTTTTGTGAACTTTTAGATCCTGTTTCTATGTTGATTTTGGGTGCATAGATTTTATCATGCTGTATATAGATTGAACTTATACTAGAAGatgcttggttctttttattatatagaaaaggggtatttttaatttttgatggtATTAAAATAGCTTTTATTACTCAAGTCTTTATTAATTACTTAACAAAGGAAAATATTAAATGcttttaagattttcaaaagattaaatgcttgtaatttttattagtttatattCTTATTCCATAACATGTGTCCTAACTCCTAAGGCCACACATTCACAAAACCCTAAAAAAAGCTTAGTTACTTCTACCAGATTTTGCACGTTGCAAGTATTCAATTCAATAATATCAACTTTATGCTGTTTTGTGCAGCTTGATGATGATATCAAAACTCGTATACAAGTTAAGGAAGATGGGCCCAAGAGGAGGTTTGCATCTTATAACTAGTGGATATTGTAGTTTTTGAGCTGTTTATTACTTGTACTGTTTAGACACCAAATAACTAGCATAATAAACAACCCAATATGCAATAGGCGCATGATGCCATCTATAATGctttttaattcaatatttaTCAGCTTGCTGTATATAGAGACAGCAGATAGGCCGGGATTGCTGGTTGAAATCATCAAAGTCATTGCAGATGTAAACATTGATGTTGAGTCGGCTGAGATTGATACAGAGGTATCTTCCTCTTTGTCTCTGTCCGCCTCTGCTTGATTCATTTACCCTAAGTAACTTTACCCCCCTTTCTCTCAGGGTTTGGTTGCTAAGGATACATTTCATGTTAGTTACGGCGGGGCTGCATTGAACAGTTCAATGTCTCAGGTAACCCTCGTGTTCAAAGAAATGGAGAAATTTTTCCTATATGCTGAGGAAGAACTAATTTAGGAATCGTTTGTTTATCTGACTAACTATTGCATTGATTTTAAATAAGTCGGTTTGCCTTTTATCCAACACCAAGTCATTCATTTTGCTGAATTTAATTGCACGGGgaattattttttgtgattttgaatgAGCAGGTTTTGGTGAATTGTCTGCGTTACTACCTGCGGACGCCAGAGACAGATATTGATAGTTACTGAAGGAACCACCCTTGTAAAATAAGCCAATGCAATGGTTCTTTCCTATACCAAATCGCCAGTTACTGCTACCACATTATGGAATGAGTTGAGTACCTGTAACTAACTATGGAATGAATACGTGTTGCCTGTGGTATGGAATCTATGAATACCTGAAACTCACTGAACGTCCGTTAAATCTgatatgaaagctaaaaaaattgaaaatgaattttgcCTCATTTCCTAAATGGTTTATGAGAGTATAACTGGGAggtgaaatttcaaatttgataaaaatgaaaagtagaATATCATATAAGTGAATATAAAACCTATAAATATGAGATTTAAAGTTTTGAATTAAAGTGTAGTGTcaagtttatttatttggttgttCATGCCTCATTTGATAAACAAATCTCCCTAGTATTAACCGCTTGGATTTTCCATTCCCATTAGTTTCGGTGATGgttatggttttattttttgttgtaaaaCACATGgttaaaatagatattttttaacataaaaagaaTTGGAGATAATTTAGGACCTCTTGaacattgttttaaaatatttttctattttaaaaaaataaaactttgctTGGTATCCATCTGTTTTCATTTAAAGTTttggaaataaattttgaaaataatttttttttaaaagcatagcatttttaacatattttcttGATGCCGGAAAGAAGGTCTTAACATTGCGTTCATGAGCTTGCACTAGGGATAAACAAGACCCCTTTTCCATAGGGGTTAAATTGGCATACTAAAAGTaagttttgaattttcttagtTTCAAACATGATAGTGTTTTACACTCCTAgagaccaaagcaaagttttacTCTTTTCCTAATTAACGATAAGTGTGCTAAGAATACCAGCAATGCAATCACAAAGTTGTATATTTTATGAGAGcctacatgtatttttttaatcatagacAATTCTGTTCCTATAGAGTAAGATCATAGCAAGTCTCTGAATATTTACATACACACTAATTGATTCACTTGgcttaataaataaatcataacagtaaatttgttgatttttaccataattatttgaaaatcataagAATGATATTTCTGATTGATTGACCGTTTACACCAATGCCTTTAGGTATCACAAAgtgcttattttaaatttgctcTCGCATGCTTTTCTCTTGGGATTGGGATTCAACGTGGATGTTATTGTCAAGGTGGATAGTGACTTTAGGTTTCACAAAGCCATCTTCTTCACCGTAATGTTCCTCCTTTGTCAGAAAAACATACTCCACTTTCTCACCATATCTTTTAACCAGAATCAAGTAGAAAGACATGCCAAAAATGGTGACTACAATCAACAAGAAGCTGAACTGAATGTTCACCAAGGAGATAGCACGATGAAGTGACTCATCATCACTGCATCTCACTACATATTCATCAGACTCCTCAAGGTGCATGAAGCAACCTTTGGCTTGGAACCCTGGTGTCCAAAGCAAGAAACCCATGACCATAAGCCACACACCTTGGAAGATTATGCTGACAGAACGCACAAAGCAGACCAAGAAGCTCTTAGGGAAGCCAATTCCCATGAGGGTTGTACTCAAAGAAATAATGATCAAAAGTTGCAACAAGAAGTGGTATTGGCCTTCTGGTCCCATGTGATCCCTAGAGTGAAGGTGGATGAGAAGAAATTGTTGTGTAAAAGCTAAGGCTCCTAGCAAATTAGTTAGCTCATGCTGAGCTTTGATGCATTTTCTATCAAGAACTATGGCAAAAATGGCATAGACCAAGAAAGCCATGGCCATGAAGGAGTGTTCAAAGTTGTGGAGATGGGTGGTGGGAATGGTTCCATCAGGGTCTAATGGTTGGTGATGAATGGGAGCAATGAAGAGTTCCGAGGCAATGAAGATTGTGCAGCTTGCCATGATGAAGTGGAGCTCCAAGTATCTGGATATTTTGGTGGGAAACCATAGGGTTGATGAGTAGGACTTGGAACTAAGAGCATGGAGCTTGATGTGGTTGAAGAAGTGCCATAAACCAATTACAAAGAAGCCAAAGCCCAAAAGTTGATGTCCCTCCAACATAGTGCTTGTTACGCCAACACAAGAGAAACGAGAAAAGTTTAATAGACACTAAACTTTATTCAACACCTAAAGAGgggaaaagagagaaatgtACGTATGATAAGTGATATATGATGTGACGGAAAAAGAAAGATACAAATAAATGATAGGTGTTAATAGAATGTATGATATATAGCACACTTCAAAGAAACTTACTGAGTAGGAGTTTTAATTAGATGGTGTTCTTTGTCCACCAAAGGAAATGTAGTAGTATTGTTCGAAGAACTCAGAAACAAAAGGTAAAGAAACACCAACACACAACTGTTGTATGTTCCACAGGGCAAACCAAATGAGATGATCTTTTATAGAGTTCTCTGTTTTGGGTACTCAATGCAGATGAGGTTGGTTATGATGAGTGTGTGAAGCCAATTAGTGGCACGGCCTGAAACCTCCTTTCACAAGGTTGGTGTAATGTGGTGCGTGTCTCataagcaaaaggtttggcatttattctaagaaagaagaaagaattgaAGAGGCGGGGACAACCACAGTTGGGTTGTTTTTAAGGTGCTTTTCCATGGAAATTTCAAGCTAACAGCCATAAGTATTATAATTCAATTGTACGTCTGGCTGGCAGGTAAAGATGTCAATttggatttctgattcaagtAGTAAATTAAATAGAGTCCACTGTAAGGGAAGAATCAGTGTTTGATGGAGTGAGATCCACTAAATTAGGAATAAGATTTACACTCTTTCATaggttttaataaattataggcACTAAGGGAAGAATGTAGTAAAACCATTATATTACaaagaattttattaaaatattctgaAAGTGTAAATGTTTTTAAACTGTACGtaatctaattataatttattgtacaattaaaaaattatttaaccgATCATCGAGGTGAATTGGTCaaaaaatgtttgaattaaTTAGAATACCAACTGAACACGAGGTTCTTAAAAAAGATTTagtcttaattataatttattgtacaattaaaaatttatttaaccgATCATCGAGGTGAATTGGTCAGAAAATGTTTGAGTTAATTAGAATACCCACTGAACACGAGGttcttaaaaaaagatttagTCTTGAGATAATTAAATGTGGTTAAATTGTTCCCCATtgaattagtatatttttttacaagtaaTGGCCAAGGATATGCGTCCAAATTCTTACATATGAAGtggcgttttttttttttatacatccaAAATTGACTGTAAATCTGAACGGCTTTTGAAATTTACCGAAActtgtgttttattttaaacGTTATATTCGTGAAATCGTTTTTTCATATCATTTACAGCAGTCATATTTGTATTgagctttttttgtttttttttataatattgtatTGGGCTTTATTACAATACAATTAActaggttttttctttctttcaccttaATATATGTGTATTGCGTTGCGGAAGATTTTCTCTCTGCATTTTCTTTTAAGACAGAAATTACTACAGTTTGTAAGAGTATGCCGAGTGGAGAAGTTTCTTAGAAATTTCGCAAGTTATAGTTTGTAGTTTAAGGCTTTAAGTATTCATATAAACAATCAAATCTCTAAAAAATCTAGAGTAGAATTacctaattaaaattattttacattagaaTACGGTTAACTAACGTTTCTCTTagatttattatgaaatttatgaaaatgtATACCAATACTATTCGGTACACCCATCTTCGTCTAACAaacttgaattattatttttcagggTGAAATaatctttataaatatttctcTTCCCGGTTAAGTTTGTTACTTCTTCATTTTGTAATGCATACTTTATAAACCCGCATATCAAaattctctttaattaattatttaataaaaaaatcattttttcataattttttagagTTGAATAGTGATGCATTGACAGTGTGAAACTATTTCACATGGTCAatcaatcacaaattaacgTTACTACTTAACATgacttttaaagaaattattataaaaattaataaatt comes from Glycine soja cultivar W05 chromosome 20, ASM419377v2, whole genome shotgun sequence and encodes:
- the LOC114403645 gene encoding transmembrane protein 45B-like; the protein is MLEGHQLLGFGFFVIGLWHFFNHIKLHALSSKSYSSTLWFPTKISRYLELHFIMASCTIFIASELFIAPIHHQPLDPDGTIPTTHLHNFEHSFMAMAFLVYAIFAIVLDRKCIKAQHELTNLLGALAFTQQFLLIHLHSRDHMGPEGQYHFLLQLLIIISLSTTLMGIGFPKSFLVCFVRSVSIIFQGVWLMVMGFLLWTPGFQAKGCFMHLEESDEYVVRCSDDESLHRAISLVNIQFSFLLIVVTIFGMSFYLILVKRYGEKVEYVFLTKEEHYGEEDGFVKPKVTIHLDNNIHVESQSQEKSMREQI
- the LOC114403647 gene encoding ACT domain-containing protein ACR12-like translates to MTLTNAFLAPSFAVHGGRVSDPRSIPLFSLPSNAFFRSPTSLSRDKNILYASAYDLNAVGSASLQSGDNPDSLPMPIVLIDQESDSEATIVQLSFGNRLGALLDTMKALKDLGLDVSKGTVSTEGLVKQTKFFITQSDTGRKVEDPDMLERIRLTIINNLLKYHPESSELLAMGEVFGIKAPKKKLDDDIKTRIQVKEDGPKRSLLYIETADRPGLLVEIIKVIADVNIDVESAEIDTEGLVAKDTFHVSYGGAALNSSMSQVLVNCLRYYLRTPETDIDSY